A stretch of the Tachysurus vachellii isolate PV-2020 chromosome 26, HZAU_Pvac_v1, whole genome shotgun sequence genome encodes the following:
- the LOC132841186 gene encoding zinc finger and SCAN domain-containing protein 12, translated as MALDGISVSFLKYELAATIDQAVRCAVDTVLKETARIVGARLTEARDAAAESRRENRSLRERLDVSECELKAVRYYMTAAEKNIKQCLLLNRNQPPSSSAVTEDLQFSSESTLERTEPSQNHLKTFRNTSGRNHGVKTLPSVGLCLPTVQSDWPRNVINRRRMRANSACFITDTSNRLPVESDSVQERTDELTEEHQFYISEEGVIDKEYKTPAGAVQDFGRAHQEEQDATGSSVKAPDEPCDMGRFEFEMGAPAGNVNELSLIQVMDANEEIKQNSVKVEDEADVQPLDPPSIAVASSSSSNTQPQIISPPVSAGESEAPPGLMPPVEATDKVHRCNVCGRGFRRFYCLKTHQRIHTGERPYPCRYCEKRFRHLDSLHKHQRIHTGERPYRCAQCGCCFRELGQLKKHRLKHSPTSAAPPAHPGLSLLPAAAPYTWSHLNSQSLDLV; from the exons ATGGCTTTAGATGGGATCAGCGTGTCGTTCCTGAAGTACGAGCTCGCGGCTACTATAGACCAGGCGGTGCGGTGCGCAGTGGACACGGTGTTAAAGGAAACAGCGCGGATTGTCGGCGCGAGACTGACTGAGGCGCGTGACGCCGCCGCAGAGTCCCGGCGAGAGAACCGGAGCCTGCGCGAGAGACTCGACGTGTCCGAGTGCGAGCTGAAGGCGGTGCGTTACTACATGACCGCTGCCGAGAAAAACATAAAGCAGTGCTTGTTGTTAAACCGAAACCAACCGCCATCCAGCAGCGCCGTCACCGAAGACCTCCAGTTTTCCTCGGAATCGACTCTGGAGAGGACGGAACCGTCTCAGAATCACCTTAAAACTTTTAGAAACACATCTGGAAGGAACCACGGCGTTAAAACCTTGCCTAGTGTCGGCTTGTGTTTACCCACCGTGCAGTCTGACTGGCCCCGTAACGTTATTAACCGACGGAGGATGCGTGCGAACAGCGCGTGCTTCATAACCGACACGTCGAACCGACTCCCCGTGGAGTCTGACTCGGTTCAGGAGAGAACCGACGAGCTTACAGAAGAGCATCAGTTTTACATCTCAGAGGAAGGAGTGATCGATAAGG AGTATAAGACCCCTGCTGGTGCGGTGCAGGATTTCGGGAGAGCGCATCAGGAGGAACAAGACGCTACAGGATCGTCCGTGAAGGCCCCCGATGAGCCGTGCGACATGGGCAGGTTTGAGTTTGAGATGGGAGCACCAGCGGGTAACGTCAACGAGCTGAGCCTCATTCAGGTGATGGATGCTAACGAGGAGATCAAGCAGAACTCTGTGAAAGTTGAAGACGAAGCTGATGTTCAGCCTTTAGATCCTCCGTCTATAGCTGTGGCTTCCTCTTCCAGTTCAAACACTCAACCCCAGATCATCTCGCCTCCCGTGTCCGCTGGTGAATCTGAGGCGCCTCCGGGTTTGATGCCACCCGTCGAGGCGACCGACAAAGTACACCGCTGTAACGTCTGTGGCCGAGGCTTCCGGCGCTTCTACTGCCTGAAAACACACCAGCGCATCCACACAGGCGAGCGACCGTACCCCTGCCGCTACTGCGAGAAGCGTTTCCGCCACTTGGACAGTCTGCACAAGCACCAGCGCATCCATACAGGCGAGCGACCATACCGCTGTGCTCAGTGCGGCTGCTGCTTTCGCGAACTGGGCCAGCTCAAAAAACACCGGCTCAAACACTCGCCCACTTCTGCGGCTCCGCCTGCCCACCCTGGACTCTCTCTCCTCCCCGCTGCAGCCCCCTACACCTGGTCACACTTAAACTCTCAGTCTCTGGATCTGGTCTAA
- the gnb2 gene encoding guanine nucleotide-binding protein G(I)/G(S)/G(T) subunit beta-2 → MSELEQLRQEAEQLKNQIRDARKACGDSTLTQITAGLDPVGRIQMRTRRTLRGHLAKIYAMHWGTDSRLLVSASQDGKLIVWDSYTTNKIHAIPLRSSWVMTCAYAPSGNFVACGGLDNICSIYSLKTREGNVRVSRELPGHTGYLSCCRFIDDNQIITSSGDTTCALWDIETGQQTTLFSGHSGDVMSLSLSPDSRTFISGACDASIKLWDVRDSMCRQTFTGHESDINAVCFFPSGSAFATGSDDATCRLFDLRADQELSLYSHDNIICGITSVAFSRSGRLLLAGYDDFNCNIWDAMKGDRAGVLAGHDNRVSCLGVTDDGMAVCTGSWDSFLKIWN, encoded by the exons ATGAGTGAGCTGGAGCAGCTCCGACAGGAGGCTGAGCAGCTGAAGAACCAGATACGA gatgcGAGGAAAGCATGTGGAGACTCGACACTTACTCAG ataacaGCGGGACTGGACCCAGTGGGTAGGATTCAGATGCGGACACGGCGCACCCTCAGAGGTCATTTAGCCAAAATCTACGCCATGCACTGGGGCACCGACTCCAG GCTTCTGGTCAGTGCTTCACAAGATGGCAAACTCATCGTCTGGGACAGTTACACTACGAACAAG atccACGCCATCCCGCTGCGTTCCTCATGGGTGATGACGTGTGCTTACGCACCGTCTGGAAACTTCGTAGCCTGCGGCGGTCTGGACAACATCTGCTCCATCTACAGCCTGAAGACCCGCGAGGGAAACGTGCGAGTCAGCCGAGAGCTCCCTGGACAcacgg GTTACCTTTCCTGCTGTCGCTTCATCGATGACAATCAGATCATCACGAGTTCAGGAGACACCACCTG tgctctGTGGGACATTGAGACAGGTCAGCAGACTACGCTGTTCTCAGGCCACAGCGGCGACGTGATGAGTTTGTCTCTGTCTCCGGATTCGCGCACGTTCATTTCCGGCGCGTGTGACGCCTCCATCAAACTGTGGGACGTCAGAGACAGCATGTGCAGGCAGACGTTTACAGGCCACGAGTCCGACATCAACgccgtgtgt TTCTTCCCCAGCGGCAGCGCGTTCGCTACGGGCTCAGACGACGCCACGTGCCGCCTGTTTGACCTGCGAGCGGATCAGGAGCTCAGCCTTTACTCGCATGACAACATCATCTGCGGCATCACGTCGGTGGCGTTCTCGCGCTCAGGACGGCTGCTGCTCGCCGGCTACGATGACTTCAACTGCAACATCTGGGATGCCATGAAAGGAGACCGTGCAG GAGTCCTGGCCGGCCATGACAATCGTGTGAGCTGTCTTGGCGTGACTGACGACGGCATGGCCGTGTGCACCGGCTCCTGGGATAGCTTCCTGAAGATCTGGAACTGA